A portion of the Punica granatum isolate Tunisia-2019 chromosome 7, ASM765513v2, whole genome shotgun sequence genome contains these proteins:
- the LOC116213138 gene encoding transcription factor TCP5 isoform X2, with protein sequence MITNSTDEAGLQAKLEEQKNDGRINSQAVPSSSRQWSSFRNPRIVRVSRSFGGKDRHSKVCTIRGLRDRRIRLSVPTAIQLYDLQDKLGLSQPSKVIDWLLDATKQDIDNLPPLQMPQGCGQFHQQMFGDNSGSRNLGNLLLPHEPSTSQLSLSPFFPMSNSTFLSKHGIKINDNVDGDGDTTARVKSSKYWDIDLGLTSKDKEVLQTEPLGDEKGKSIEMNELQKHVGFSGHYAQPSAQNFFPVVGYSSLPSGLTNNAMPYSYNQWEPSNLSLSHVGGFQHQMENFLHSNSPHQPRMIRDR encoded by the exons ATGATCACAAATTCAACGGATGAGGCTGGCCTCCAAGCAAAACTAGAGGAGCAGAAGAATGACGGCAGGATCAATTCCCAGGCGGTGCCTTCTAGTTCGAGGCAGTGGTCGAGTTTCAGGAACCCTCGAATTGTGCGTGTGTCGCGTTCATTTGGAGGTAAGGATAGGCACAGCAAGGTGTGCACCATTAGGGGTTTGAGGGACAGGAGAATCAGACTCTCAGTGCCGACCGCAATTCAGCTTTACGATCTTCAAGACAAACTCGGGCTTAGCCAGCCCAGCAAGGTCATTGATTGGCTACTTGATGCAACAAAGCAAGACATCGACAACCTCCCACCCTTACAAATGCCTCAGGGGTGCGGACAGTTCCACCAGCAAATGTTCGGTGACAATTCCGGATCGAGAAATCTTGGCAATCTACTGCTTCCCCACGAGCCTAGCACCTCTCAGTTGTCGCTCTCTCCCTTCTTTCCTATGAGTAATTCGACGTTTCTAAGCAAGCATGGAATcaagatcaatgacaatgtTGATGGAGATGGTGACACCACAGCTAGGGTTAAGTCATCAAAGTATTGGGATATCGATTTGGGATTGACATCGAAAGATAAGGAAGTACTCCAGACGGAGCCTCTTGGTGATGAGAAAGGGAAATCTATCGAGATGAATGAGTTGCAGAAGCATGTTGGATTCAGTGGTCATTATGCACAACCATCAGCTCAGAACTTCTTTCCGGTAGTTGGATATTCTTCTCTACCATCGGGTTTGACGAATAATGCTATGCCGTATTCGTACAACCAATGGGAGCCATCAAACTTATCTCTATCTCACGTCGGCGGATTTCAACATCAAATGGAGAATTTTCTCCACTCGAATTCG CCTCATCAACCGAGAATGATTCGAGACAGATAA
- the LOC116213374 gene encoding uncharacterized protein LOC116213374 has protein sequence MSEADQYGMSQFDLNNTVEQNPQMQQQIVPPQGPFVQGGLSGSGSQICNAALREQPDLNLSLSIGGRSNGLTRSISLMSSLVTNERAPPPPRDFLSLSRSCSLPAGAGLHQQQQQHLQDQQELQIAAYLEYQRRRHIAESQWRLLLEQRMARERPILPSTLQHLQMAPALQLHQQVMTPAPHNRNQQVMVSPLMLPQQQVMAVQPPPLHNHQQQLLAQPVPLQEQQQHQVFVLPGSQGVPVPLSSLNNVAAAAAASVTTNLALYQALNMPAEGSSNSASAQMDLALALAANRGKQPMITRSEYAPLYISSSGSGSLSDGMAPAVEDLDSESVAKRMRLMIDKALADGVDLMRQMPPVAFRAGNEKRTEGFLYQYRKGEVNIVCSCHGTFLTPTEFVEHAGGADVDNPMKHIIVCSNPVHF, from the exons ATGAGTGAAGCGGATCAGTACGGGATGTCTCAATTCGACCTGAACAACACAGTCGAGCAGAACCCGCAGATGCAGCAGCAGATCGTTCCTCCACAAGGGCCCTTTGTGCAGGGAGGCTTGTCAGGTTCGGGCAGCCAGATTTGCAATGCTGCTCTCCGTGAGCAGCCCGACCTCAATCTAAGCCTGTCTATCGGTGGGCGGAGCAACGGCCTGACTCGTTCGATCTCGCTGATGAGCAGCCTGGTGACGAATGAGCGGGCCCCACCACCACCGAGGGACTTCCTATCCCTCTCGAGGTCCTGCTCCCTCCCCGCTGGGGCTGGGCTCcaccagcagcagcagcagcacctCCAGGATCAGCAGGAGCTACAGATTGCGGCATACCTCGAGTACCAAAGGAGGAGACACATCGCTGAGTCTCAATGGAGGCTGTTACTGGAGCAGAGGATGGCTCGGGAGCGACCCATACTGCCATCCACCCTACAACACCTTCAGATGGCACCGGCCCTGCAGCTACACCAACAGGTGATGACTCCTGCACCGCATAACCGGAACCAGCAGGTAATGGTATCACCTCTGATGCTGCCCCAGCAACAGGTGATGGCGGTGCAGCCACCGCCATTGCACAACCACCAGCAGCAACTGCTGGCACAACCCGTCCCACTGCAAGAGCAGCAACAGCACCAGGTGTTTGTGTTGCCGGGATCGCAGGGGGTACCGGTACCACTAAGCTCACTGAACAATGTAGCGGCTGCTGCAGCCGCATCCGTCACCACAAACCTGGCGCTGTATCAGGCACTCAACATGCCAGCTGAGG GTTCAAGCAACTCTGCATCAGCACAAATGGATTTGGCCCTCGCTTTGGCTGCCAATAGAGGCAAGCAGCCAATGATCACGAGGTCAGAATATGCTCCCCTATACATATCCTCCTCTGGATCTGGGTCGTTGAGCGACGGGATGGCTCCAGCTGTGGAAGATCTTGATTCTGAATCTGTGGcaaagaggatgaggcttatGATAGACAAGGCACTGGCAGATGGGGTCGACCTCATGAGGCAGATGCCCCCCGTGGCATTCAGGGCCGGGAATGAGAAGAGGACTGAAGGATTTCTTTACCAGTACCGCAAGGGTGAGGTGAACATTGTATGCAGCTGCCATGGGACATTCCTGACCCCCACGGAATTTGTGGAGCATGCTGGTGGGGCTGATGTGGACAACCCGATGAAGCACATCATCGTCTGCTCAAACCCGGTTCATTTCTAA
- the LOC116213920 gene encoding protein LONGIFOLIA 1, producing the protein MAAKLLHSLADENSDLQKQIGCMTGILQLFDRPHMIASRRMNQKMLPPPGTSQFNKINVERNLPNVYIRQAADDINFHKSVNEKQRVSTESSRASFSSSCSSSMSSLECSKAAQPEPSSFDRIIFPETPSRDPMINQSSTTSTHLFRHSTDLKDVVKDSMNREARGLSVKTSSKEEAIASASKRKDSPRPLPLDKNQTVQTDLKESLRVLAKLQEAPWHFHDAREVPGPRFSCDGREVNRLSFESRETIKSSLKLKEFRRLSLDSREGSILRNNRDMGEKVENLPQSSGTQSRPTSVVAKLMGLEALPDSATSTSSQLASMKSGSIGESDPFIRPLKTKELMLPIRGFNKSPRGAMKEPTSPRWKSHEKVMKPISRSPNEPAPWKQMDGNRNLQKAVPKPIKVPEKSASSSHSVYGEIERRLKDIEFKQSGKDLRALKQILEAIQAKGLLETRKEEQPSNFGMHKDYEQRGTTPSKNLRLENQKNPRRGSSSRAFESPIVIMKPAKLVEKYGLNNSVVSENSFPTDAKKVAPKTRKTKDQTPKTECSDKKTSGRIMRSSQPSSKPHKTPKESSSSSIKGSGSVSPRLQQKKLELERCSRPPTPPDRNRSRKQPSQAMSEFTSPGGRRRPKYLNQRPSDDQLSEVSNESRTLSCQGDDLSVHSDGNNASDCDPMQKSILRLGEEDEPLAELASGAAEHQSPVSVLDVSGYTDGAASPLKEESNSFKDEGVGNSIPEDSSSPGPVSEINRKKLQNIDQLVQKLRRLNSTYDEERTDYIASLCENTNPDHRYISEILVASGLLLRDLSPNSAQFQLHPSGHPINPELFFVLEQTKTGAVMVPCPEPDPEKARRRLIFDSVNEILVQKLSISGVISEPRPGPKKLARKTLTAQKLLKELCHEIEELENKQPECALVPDKDDPLKGILWEDVMDRSDGWNDFHAETSGIVLDIERSIFKDLVNEVLIGESRGMRARPGRRRQLFSK; encoded by the exons ATGGCTGCAAAACTTCTGCATTCTCTGGCAGATGAGAATTCCGATTTGCAGAAACAGATTGGCTGCATGACGGGTATCCTTCAGCTCTTCGATCGGCCTCATATGATTGCCAGCCGGAGAATGAACCAGAAGATGCTTCCTCCTCCGG GTACATCCCAGTTCAACAAAATCAATGTAGAAAGGAATCTTCCCAATGTCTATATTCGGCAAGCAGCTGAT GACATAAACTTCCACAAGTCTGTGAACGAGAAGCAGCGAGTTTCCACGGAATCTTCGAGAGCTTCCTTTTCGTCCTCGTGCTCGTCTTCCATGTCCTCTTTGGAATGCAGCAAAGCAGCTCAGCCCGAGCCATCTTCATTTGACCGGATCATATTCCCAGAAACCCCCTCGAGGGATCCCATGATTAACCAATCCAGCACCACCTCCACACACCTGTTCCGACATTCCACAGACCTTAAGGACGTGGTCAAGGACTCCATGAACAGAGAAGCTCGGGGGCTCTCTGTTAAAACTTCTTCGAAAGAGGAAGCAATAGCATCGGCTTCGAAGCGCAAAGACTCTCCGAGGCCTCTGCCTCTTGATAAGAATCAAACCGTGCAGACTGATTTAAAGGAGTCTTTGAGGGTTCTTGCTAAGCTCCAGGAAGCTCCTTGGCATTTTCACGATGCAAGGGAAGTTCCCGGTCCTCGGTTTTCCTGTGATGGAAGGGAGGTGAACAGGTTATCATTTGAATCTCGGGAGACCATCAAATCAAGCCTGAAGCTCAAAGAGTTCCGGAGACTTTCACTGGACAGTAGGGAAGGTTCAATACTGAGAAACAACAGGGACATGGGCGAGAAGGTTGAGAATCTTCCACAATCATCAGGAACTCAGTCACGCCCCACGAGTGTTGTGGCAAAGCTGATGGGCTTGGAGGCTTTGCCTGATTCCGCCACATCGACCAGTTCTCAACTTGCTTCCATGAAAAGTGGTTCCATCGGAGAGTCCGATCCTTTCATTCGACCGCTGAAGACAAAGGAACTAATGCTACCCATTAGAGGTTTTAACAAGTCCCCTAGAGGTGCGATGAAAGAGCCTACATCTCCGCGATGGAAGAGTCATGAAAAAGTCATGAAACCCATCTCAAGGTCTCCAAATGAACCGGCTCCGTGGAAGCAGATGGATGGGAACCGAAACCTTCAAAAGGCGGTTCCTAAGCCTATCAAAGTTCCAGAAAAGTCAGCCAGTTCCTCTCATTCGGTTTATGGCGAGATCGAGAGGAGACTGAAAGATATTGAGTTTAAGCAATCAGGAAAGGATCTCAGAGCTCTGAAGCAGATACTAGAAGCAATACAGGCAAAGGGACTGCTCGAGACCCGAAAAGAAGAGCAGCCCTCAAACTTCGGGATGCACAAAGATTATGAGCAGAGAGGCACGACTCCTAGCAAGAACCTAAGGTTGGAAAACCAGAAAAATCCCCGGAGAGGCAGTAGTTCGAGGGCTTTTGAGTCTCCCATCGTGATTATGAAACCCGCAAAGCTTGTTGAGAAATATGGCCTTAATAATTCCGTGGTTTCAGAGAATTCATTTCCCACAGATGCTAAAAAGGTTGCACCGAAGACCCGAAAAACTAAAGATCAGACTCCAAAAACTGAATGCAGTGATAAGAAAACCAGCGGCAGGATCATGAGATCTTCTCAACCTTCGTCGAAGCCTCATAAGACCCCGAAAGAGAGCTCATCAAGTTCAATAAAGGGGTCTGGTTCCGTCAGCCCAAGGCTACAGCAGAAGAAGCTCGAGTTAGAGAGATGTTCCCGGCCTCCCACTCCTCCAGATCGAAACAGGTCGAGAAAGCAGCCCTCTCAGGCCATGTCCGAATTCACTTCTCCAGGTGGCAGGCGCAGGCCCAAATACCTGAACCAGCGTCCAAGTGATGACCAGTTAAGCGAAGTCAGCAATGAGTCCAGAACATTGAGCTGTCAAGGAGACGACTTATCTGTTCATTCTGATGGAAACAATGCATCGGACTGTGATCCAATGCAGAAG TCAATTTTGAGGTTgggtgaagaagatgaaccaTTAGCTGAGCTCGCTTCTGGAGCTGCCGAGCACCAAAGTCCTGTATCGGTTCTTGATGTGTCGGGATATACGGACGGTGCTGCTTCTCCTTTAAAAGAGGAGTCAAACTCTTTTAAAG ATGAAGGTGTAGGAAATTCTATTCCCGAAGATAGCTCGAGCCCCGGCCCCGTCTCGGAGATCAACCGCAAGAAGCTACAGAACATCGACCAGTTAGTGCAGAAGCTGAGGAGACTAAACTCTACCTACGATGAAGAAAGAACAGATTATATTGCGTCACTCTGTGAGAACACAAATCCCGACCATCGATACATCTCGGAGATACTTGTAGCCTCGGGACTCCTCCTCCGAGACCTCAGCCCGAACTCGGCCCAGTTCCAACTCCACCCTTCAGGCCACCCGATAAATCCAGAGCTGTTCTTCGTGCTTGAACAGACCAAGACAGGAGCAGTAATGGTCCCCTGTCCAGAACCTGACCCCGAGAAAGCTCGGAGAAGGCTCATATTTGATTCTGTGAATGAGATTTTGGTTCAAAAACTGAGCATTTCGGGAGTCATCTCTGAGCCCAGGCCAGGACCCAAGAAGCTTGCGAGGAAGACACTGACAGCACAGAAGCTCCTGAAGGAACTCTGTCATGAGATTGAAGAGCTCGAGAATAAACAACCCGAATGTGCACTAGTACCGGACAAGGATGACCCTTTGAAGGGGATACTGTGGGAAGATGTGATGGACCGATCAGATGGTTGGAACGACTTTCACGCCGAGACTTCGGGAATAGTCTTGGACATTGAGAGGTCGATATTCAAAGACCTGGTGAACGAGGTCCTGATCGGGGAGAGCAGGGGAATGAGAGCGAGGCCAGGCAGGCGCAGGCAGTTGTTTTCCAAGTAG
- the LOC116214832 gene encoding uncharacterized protein LOC116214832, with translation MDGAAISSGRAAPLISSSSSSGGRGRGGGRRTECSASSSPLLLQVRSMATQRPLPSATKIVSSRKGSTVFPLGEPGPRPGTTSGGVPVKLLTRVEQLKLLTKAEKAGLLSAAEKFGLSLSSIEKLGLLSKAEELGVLSAATDPGTPSALFTLSLGLLLLGPACVYIVPEDYPWEVAVQAAVALVCIVGGSAAFAASNLVSNLQKLR, from the exons ATGGACGGCGCAGCGATTTCCAGCGGCAGGGCAGCTCCATTGATCAGCTCCAGCTCCAGCTCCGGTGGCAGGGgccgaggaggaggaaggagaaCAGAGTGCTCTGCCTCCTCCTCACCTCTTCTGCTTCAGGTCCGGTCCATGGCGACCCAGAGGCCTCTGCCCTCTGCTACCAAAATTGTCAGCTCCCGAAAG GGCTCGACCGTGTTCCCGCTGGGGGAACCAGGCCCCAGGCCGGGTACAACGTCGGGTGGGGTGCCAGTCAAGCTGCTCACGAGGGTGGAGCAGCTCAAGCTCCTGACCAAGGCGGAGAAAGCCGGCCTCCTCTCAGCGGCTGAGAAGTTCGGGCTCTCACTCTCATCCATCGAGAAGCTCGGCCTCCTCTCCAAGGCCGAGGAGCTTGGAGTCCTATCGGCAGCCACCGACCCAGGGACCCCAAGCGCTCTCTTCACGCTCAGCCTCGGGCTGCTCCTCCTAGGCCCTGCCTGTGTCTACATCGTGCCTGAGGACTATCCATGGGAAGTGGCTGTTCAGGCAGCCGTGGCCCTGGTCTGCATCGTCGGTGGATCCGCCGCCTTTGCAGCTTCGAATTTGGTCTCAAATTTGCAGAAGTTGAGATGA
- the LOC116213138 gene encoding transcription factor TCP5 isoform X1: MITNSTDEAGLQAKLEEQKNDGRINSQAVPSSSRQWSSFRNPRIVRVSRSFGGKDRHSKVCTIRGLRDRRIRLSVPTAIQLYDLQDKLGLSQPSKVIDWLLDATKQDIDNLPPLQMPQGCGQFHQQMFGDNSGSRNLGNLLLPHEPSTSQLSLSPFFPMSNSTFLSKHGIKINDNVDGDGDTTARVKSSKYWDIDLGLTSKDKEVLQTEPLGDEKGKSIEMNELQKHVGFSGHYAQPSAQNFFPVVGYSSLPSGLTNNAMPYSYNQWEPSNLSLSHVGGFQHQMENFLHSNSVSSLPSSSSLLANLSSRSQLYFCPQTVAPSLFPTYPPYLAASSTENDSRQINHFQLLSSSSYQPVVPSHHLSNPQMKSFQTNTNTKFLHSQDDTQSQDDEEAD, translated from the coding sequence ATGATCACAAATTCAACGGATGAGGCTGGCCTCCAAGCAAAACTAGAGGAGCAGAAGAATGACGGCAGGATCAATTCCCAGGCGGTGCCTTCTAGTTCGAGGCAGTGGTCGAGTTTCAGGAACCCTCGAATTGTGCGTGTGTCGCGTTCATTTGGAGGTAAGGATAGGCACAGCAAGGTGTGCACCATTAGGGGTTTGAGGGACAGGAGAATCAGACTCTCAGTGCCGACCGCAATTCAGCTTTACGATCTTCAAGACAAACTCGGGCTTAGCCAGCCCAGCAAGGTCATTGATTGGCTACTTGATGCAACAAAGCAAGACATCGACAACCTCCCACCCTTACAAATGCCTCAGGGGTGCGGACAGTTCCACCAGCAAATGTTCGGTGACAATTCCGGATCGAGAAATCTTGGCAATCTACTGCTTCCCCACGAGCCTAGCACCTCTCAGTTGTCGCTCTCTCCCTTCTTTCCTATGAGTAATTCGACGTTTCTAAGCAAGCATGGAATcaagatcaatgacaatgtTGATGGAGATGGTGACACCACAGCTAGGGTTAAGTCATCAAAGTATTGGGATATCGATTTGGGATTGACATCGAAAGATAAGGAAGTACTCCAGACGGAGCCTCTTGGTGATGAGAAAGGGAAATCTATCGAGATGAATGAGTTGCAGAAGCATGTTGGATTCAGTGGTCATTATGCACAACCATCAGCTCAGAACTTCTTTCCGGTAGTTGGATATTCTTCTCTACCATCGGGTTTGACGAATAATGCTATGCCGTATTCGTACAACCAATGGGAGCCATCAAACTTATCTCTATCTCACGTCGGCGGATTTCAACATCAAATGGAGAATTTTCTCCACTCGAATTCGGTATCATCACtgccttcttcttcctctttatTGGCTAATTTGTCGTCCAGAtctcaattatatttttgtccCCAAACGGTGGCGCCGTCTCTCTTTCCTACGTACCCTCCATACCTTGCAGCCTCATCAACCGAGAATGATTCGAGACAGATAAATCACTTCCAATTGCTGAGCTCGAGTTCTTACCAACCTGTTGTGCCATCGCACCATCTAAGCAACCCGCAGATGAAATCGTTTCAGACAAACACTAATACCAAGTTTCTTCATTCTCAAGACGATACTCAAAGCCAAGATGATGAGGAAGCAGACTAG
- the LOC116214833 gene encoding mitochondrial import receptor subunit TOM5 homolog — MADPVISLDKVKAIWHSQVHDENNWAFNMKLLRAAGLFAGSILLMREYGDLMAV, encoded by the exons ATGGCGGATCCCGTGATTTCTCTCGACAAGGTCAAGGCAATCTGGCACTCCCAGGTCCACGATGAGAACAACTGGGCATTCAACatg AAGCTGCTTCGGGCTGCTGGGTTGTTTGCAGGGTCGATACTCCTGATGCGAGAATACGGAGATCTAATGGCAGTCTGA